A window of Novosphingobium terrae contains these coding sequences:
- a CDS encoding glycerate kinase type-2 family protein: protein MNTGSNPDALLRGMFGAAVEAALPVAGMARVLPAHDGPILVLGAGKAAASMAAALEASLPDADLTGLVVTRYGHKVPTSRIDVVEASHPVPDAAGEAAAQRILDLAKGATVETLVVFLISGGASALLSLPAPGLTLADKQAVNVALLKSGAPISAMNGVRKHLSAIKGGQLAAAAFPARSVTLVISDVPGDDPSEIGSGPTVADPTTFADALATIERYNLNLPPCVIRQLSKTWPETPKPGDERLRESEVHIVASPQMALEAAAGFARDHGIEPVILGDAIEGEASEVAVEMARDALSRRPAKPLVLLSGGETTVTIRGESHGRGGRNSEFLLALGLALDGAPHIHAIACDTDGIDGSEDNAGAIIGPDFLARCRDRGVDPQASLQRNDAYGVFEALGDLVMTGPTLTNVNDFRAILILPD from the coding sequence ATGAACACAGGTTCTAATCCCGACGCTCTGCTGAGGGGCATGTTCGGCGCGGCAGTCGAGGCCGCGCTGCCCGTCGCGGGCATGGCGCGGGTGCTGCCCGCGCATGACGGGCCCATTCTGGTGCTGGGCGCGGGCAAGGCGGCGGCCTCGATGGCCGCAGCGCTGGAAGCGAGCCTGCCCGATGCCGATCTGACCGGTCTGGTGGTGACGCGCTATGGCCATAAGGTGCCGACCAGCAGGATCGACGTGGTCGAAGCCTCGCATCCGGTGCCCGATGCAGCGGGCGAGGCGGCGGCACAGCGCATTCTCGATCTGGCCAAGGGCGCCACGGTCGAAACGCTGGTGGTGTTTCTGATCTCGGGCGGGGCCTCCGCGCTGCTGTCGCTGCCCGCGCCGGGGCTGACGCTGGCCGACAAGCAAGCGGTCAATGTGGCGCTGCTGAAATCGGGCGCCCCCATTTCGGCGATGAACGGGGTGCGCAAGCATCTCTCGGCAATCAAGGGCGGGCAGCTGGCGGCCGCCGCCTTCCCCGCCAGATCGGTGACTCTGGTGATTTCCGATGTGCCGGGGGACGATCCCTCCGAAATCGGCTCCGGCCCCACGGTGGCCGACCCGACCACCTTCGCCGATGCGCTGGCCACCATCGAGCGCTACAACCTCAACCTGCCGCCCTGCGTCATCCGCCAGCTCTCGAAGACCTGGCCCGAAACCCCCAAGCCGGGTGACGAACGCCTGCGCGAGAGCGAAGTCCATATCGTCGCCTCGCCGCAGATGGCGCTGGAAGCGGCGGCGGGCTTTGCGCGGGACCATGGCATCGAACCGGTCATTCTGGGCGACGCCATCGAGGGCGAGGCCAGCGAGGTTGCGGTGGAGATGGCGCGCGATGCCCTGTCGCGCCGCCCGGCAAAACCGCTGGTGCTGCTCTCGGGCGGCGAAACCACGGTGACAATCCGGGGCGAGAGCCATGGGCGCGGCGGGCGCAACAGCGAGTTTCTGCTGGCGCTCGGCCTGGCCCTCGATGGCGCGCCGCATATCCATGCCATCGCCTGCGACACCGACGGCATAGACGGCAGCGAGGACAATGCCGGGGCGATCATCGGCCCGGACTTCCTCGCCCGCTGCCGCGACAGAGGCGTGGACCCGCAGGCCAGCCTTCAGCGCAACGATGCCTATGGCGTGTTCGAAGCGCTGGGCGATCTGGTGATGACCGGGCCGACGTTGACCAATGTGAACGATTTTCGCGCGATCCTGATTTTACCCGACTGA
- a CDS encoding RNA polymerase sigma factor, translating into MLTVTSRSETFAVWIGREVLPHEGALRAWLRRRMRNPGDVEDIIQECYCRMGEIEDVASIRSPLSYFFAVARNCVLQEMRRAKIVRIDTMAEIDELDLASDVPSSERIVTARSELERILSLIADLPPRARQIVEMRKIYGLSQREIAEHLGVSINVVENEASRGLKAVLERLTTSDLSTPMPAALDHDISKLPRQQSLPCFARWWTAG; encoded by the coding sequence ATGCTGACGGTGACATCCAGAAGCGAGACGTTCGCAGTATGGATCGGGCGAGAAGTCTTGCCTCATGAGGGGGCGTTGCGTGCCTGGCTCCGCCGGCGGATGCGTAATCCCGGCGATGTCGAGGACATCATCCAGGAATGCTATTGTCGGATGGGAGAAATTGAGGACGTCGCATCCATCAGGTCTCCCCTGTCCTATTTTTTCGCGGTGGCAAGAAACTGCGTTCTGCAGGAGATGAGACGCGCCAAGATCGTCCGTATCGATACCATGGCCGAAATCGACGAACTTGACTTGGCCAGTGACGTTCCGTCGTCGGAAAGAATCGTCACTGCGCGCAGCGAACTGGAACGCATCCTGTCACTGATCGCGGATCTGCCGCCCCGCGCACGTCAGATTGTAGAAATGCGCAAGATTTATGGCCTTTCTCAAAGGGAGATCGCCGAGCACCTTGGAGTTTCCATCAATGTAGTGGAAAACGAGGCCTCACGGGGCCTCAAGGCCGTCCTTGAGCGCCTGACCACATCCGACCTGTCAACCCCAATGCCAGCGGCCCTTGATCATGATATCTCAAAACTCCCCCGACAGCAAAGCCTCCCCTGTTTCGCCCGGTGGTGGACGGCTGGGTGA
- a CDS encoding sugar phosphate isomerase/epimerase family protein, with protein MSAAPQPGLSLNTATVREAWSLEQCIDGCARHAIPGISPWRDKLHEMGVARAAIAIRDAGLQVSGLCRGGMFPAADAADRLAAIEDNRRAIEEAHALGARCLVMVCGGLPQGSRDLPGARAMVRDGLAAIIEDARAAGVTIALEPLHPMTCADRSVLSTLGQALDLCDEIGPGMGVAVDVYHVWWDPQVEAQIARAGQRIAAFHTCDWLVPTTDLLLDRGMPGDGVIDIRGLREKAQAAGFDGLLEMEILSTAWWQRDPDEVLALCKERHAAFC; from the coding sequence ATGAGTGCGGCCCCTCAACCCGGGCTGTCGCTCAACACCGCGACCGTGCGCGAGGCCTGGTCGCTGGAGCAATGCATCGACGGCTGCGCCCGCCACGCCATTCCCGGCATCTCGCCATGGCGTGACAAGCTTCACGAGATGGGGGTGGCCAGGGCGGCCATCGCCATCCGCGATGCGGGGCTTCAGGTCTCGGGCCTGTGCCGGGGCGGCATGTTCCCCGCTGCTGACGCGGCGGACCGCCTTGCCGCCATCGAGGACAACCGCCGGGCCATCGAGGAGGCCCACGCTTTGGGCGCCCGCTGTCTGGTCATGGTCTGCGGGGGCCTGCCGCAGGGCTCGCGCGATCTGCCCGGCGCGCGGGCCATGGTGCGCGACGGCCTCGCCGCCATCATTGAGGACGCGCGCGCGGCGGGCGTCACCATCGCGCTCGAACCGCTGCATCCCATGACCTGCGCCGACCGCTCGGTGCTCAGCACGCTGGGGCAGGCGCTGGATCTGTGCGACGAGATCGGGCCCGGCATGGGCGTTGCGGTCGATGTCTATCACGTCTGGTGGGACCCGCAGGTGGAAGCGCAGATCGCCCGCGCGGGCCAGCGCATCGCCGCCTTCCACACCTGCGACTGGCTGGTGCCCACCACCGATCTGCTGCTCGACCGTGGCATGCCCGGCGATGGCGTGATTGACATTCGCGGGTTGCGCGAAAAGGCGCAGGCGGCGGGCTTCGACGGCCTGCTGGAGATGGAAATCCTCTCCACCGCCTGGTGGCAGCGCGACCCCGACGAGGTCTTGGCCCTGTGCAAGGAGCGCCACGCGGCTTTTTGCTGA
- a CDS encoding dihydrodipicolinate synthase family protein, with translation MGRIILPNADGSLSAFSTSVPRAFAPPTQPFNRIAFSAGHVVAQPLVEQDPWVDAKIDWDRTIAFRQHLWGLGLGVAEAMDTAQRGMGLDWATSLELIRRSVDAAQHSPGALIASGAGTDHLMPSPGVTLDTVIGAYEEQCEAIEALGGRIILMASRALVQAAKSPEDYARVYDRILSGVRQPVILHWLGEMFDPALEGYWGASDHIAAMDIAVDIITRNAAKVDGIKISLLDKDKEIAMRRRLPPGVRMYTGDDFNYAELIAGDGVGEENHGKSDALLGIFDAIAPAASAALSALTSGDLASFHNILGPTVPLSRHIFKAPTRFYKTGVVFMAYLNGHQDHFTMIGGQQSARSVLHLAELFRLADDAGLLMDPDLAIARMKPVLAAQGISA, from the coding sequence ATGGGGCGTATTATCCTGCCCAATGCGGACGGCAGCCTGTCCGCTTTCAGCACCAGCGTGCCCCGGGCCTTTGCGCCCCCCACGCAGCCCTTCAACCGCATCGCTTTTTCCGCCGGCCATGTCGTGGCCCAGCCTCTGGTCGAGCAGGACCCTTGGGTCGATGCGAAAATCGACTGGGATCGCACCATCGCCTTTCGACAGCACCTGTGGGGGCTGGGGCTGGGCGTCGCCGAAGCCATGGACACCGCCCAGCGCGGCATGGGGCTCGACTGGGCAACCTCGCTCGAACTGATCCGCCGCTCGGTCGATGCTGCGCAGCATTCGCCCGGCGCGCTGATCGCCAGCGGCGCGGGCACCGACCATCTGATGCCGTCGCCGGGCGTCACGCTCGACACGGTAATCGGCGCCTATGAGGAGCAATGCGAGGCGATCGAGGCGCTGGGCGGGCGCATCATCCTGATGGCCTCGCGCGCGCTGGTTCAGGCGGCCAAGTCGCCCGAGGATTACGCCAGGGTCTATGATCGGATCCTGTCGGGCGTGCGTCAGCCGGTTATCCTGCACTGGCTGGGCGAGATGTTCGATCCCGCGTTGGAAGGCTATTGGGGCGCAAGCGATCACATTGCGGCGATGGACATTGCGGTGGACATCATCACCCGCAATGCCGCCAAGGTGGATGGCATCAAGATCTCCCTGCTCGACAAGGACAAGGAAATCGCGATGCGTCGTCGCCTGCCGCCCGGCGTGCGGATGTATACCGGCGATGATTTCAACTATGCCGAGCTGATCGCCGGGGATGGCGTGGGCGAAGAGAACCATGGCAAGTCCGACGCGCTGCTGGGGATTTTCGACGCCATCGCCCCGGCGGCCAGCGCCGCCCTGAGCGCGTTGACCAGCGGCGACCTGGCAAGCTTCCATAATATTCTGGGCCCGACGGTTCCGCTTTCGCGCCATATCTTCAAGGCGCCCACGCGCTTCTACAAGACAGGTGTGGTGTTCATGGCCTATCTTAACGGCCATCAGGACCATTTTACCATGATCGGCGGCCAGCAATCGGCCCGTTCCGTGCTGCATCTGGCCGAGCTGTTCCGTCTGGCCGATGATGCCGGGCTGCTGATGGACCCCGATTTGGCCATTGCCCGCATGAAGCCGGTGCTGGCAGCGCAGGGAATTTCTGCATGA
- a CDS encoding RNA polymerase sigma factor, with protein sequence MPGEMDTQQRQWLREQVLPLEPMLLSFAVRLCTGSHHDAEDLVHETFARLMAYEGWREIDNVAAFASRILKNLVIQEARRRKIMPIHMMADLEMLELADDDPGTHRVVEARDELATLVTLIDELPPQCGKVMKLCKIYGLSYAQIAVELGLSVSTVEKHVMKGLRICAERLAGTPGPAMDRGHSGTEQPDDRAAKSQRGGGRMGRSPFRLPWR encoded by the coding sequence GTGCCCGGCGAGATGGACACGCAGCAGCGGCAATGGTTGCGCGAGCAGGTGCTGCCGCTCGAACCCATGCTGTTGTCTTTCGCGGTCCGCCTCTGCACGGGCAGCCATCACGATGCCGAGGATTTGGTGCATGAAACCTTTGCGCGGCTGATGGCCTATGAAGGCTGGCGCGAGATCGACAACGTCGCCGCCTTTGCCTCGCGCATCCTCAAGAATCTGGTCATTCAGGAAGCGCGACGCCGCAAGATCATGCCGATCCATATGATGGCCGATCTGGAGATGCTGGAGCTGGCCGATGATGATCCCGGCACGCATCGTGTGGTTGAGGCGCGGGACGAACTGGCCACGCTGGTCACGTTGATTGACGAGCTGCCGCCGCAATGCGGCAAGGTCATGAAGCTTTGCAAAATTTACGGGCTTTCCTATGCGCAGATAGCGGTCGAGCTTGGCTTGAGCGTCTCAACAGTAGAAAAGCATGTTATGAAAGGTCTGCGCATCTGCGCAGAGCGGCTGGCCGGAACTCCAGGCCCGGCAATGGATCGAGGACACAGTGGAACCGAGCAGCCAGACGATCGCGCGGCAAAGAGCCAGAGAGGAGGCGGCAGAATGGGTCGTTCGCCTTTCCGGCTCCCCTGGCGCTGA
- a CDS encoding FecR family protein yields MEPSSQTIARQRAREEAAEWVVRLSGSPGAEDRAAFEAWRGASLDHEIAFARAETAWNRLDRLSALRDPTLTAQQATSTPSRNANEDDAGAFSAGRHGHGWRQWAGLAASLLLIVSILSVAAFFLGVAPAPAYATGIGERRVVMLADGTRVELNTNSSITVHYASGHRTIDLERGEAVFRIARDPRPFEVQAGQIHLHAAQAELGVRLLDQGAKVTVTQGQVQAQDFAQGARSAMHNLSAGSSALIDASLFHIAPLSDDEIRRGLAWRQGAIALSGETLAEAAEEFNRYNRRQIHVADPEAGGLHVGGYFETSDLDGFLRAITRTFPVKTATNAAGDVTVDSDRGKIEAAAN; encoded by the coding sequence GTGGAACCGAGCAGCCAGACGATCGCGCGGCAAAGAGCCAGAGAGGAGGCGGCAGAATGGGTCGTTCGCCTTTCCGGCTCCCCTGGCGCTGAAGATCGCGCGGCCTTCGAGGCATGGCGCGGCGCGAGCCTTGACCATGAGATCGCCTTCGCCCGCGCCGAAACGGCCTGGAACCGTCTGGATCGTCTGAGCGCCTTGCGCGATCCGACCCTGACGGCGCAGCAGGCAACCTCCACACCGTCACGCAACGCCAATGAGGATGATGCCGGGGCGTTTTCCGCAGGCCGGCATGGTCATGGCTGGCGCCAATGGGCCGGTCTGGCGGCAAGTCTATTGTTGATCGTCTCGATCCTCTCGGTTGCGGCCTTCTTTCTGGGTGTCGCTCCGGCGCCGGCCTATGCCACGGGGATCGGCGAGCGCCGGGTGGTGATGCTGGCCGACGGCACGCGGGTGGAACTCAACACCAATTCCAGCATCACGGTCCATTATGCCTCGGGCCATCGCACCATCGATCTGGAACGCGGCGAGGCGGTGTTCCGTATCGCACGCGATCCCCGGCCTTTCGAGGTTCAGGCCGGGCAGATCCATCTGCACGCAGCGCAGGCTGAGCTTGGTGTGCGGCTGCTGGATCAGGGAGCGAAGGTCACAGTCACGCAGGGGCAGGTGCAGGCGCAGGATTTCGCACAGGGTGCCCGCAGCGCCATGCATAATCTTTCTGCGGGATCGAGCGCACTGATCGATGCGTCGCTGTTCCACATCGCGCCACTGTCGGATGACGAGATCCGTCGCGGTCTGGCCTGGCGGCAAGGTGCCATCGCTCTGAGTGGCGAGACGCTGGCCGAGGCTGCCGAGGAGTTCAACCGTTACAACCGCCGTCAGATCCATGTGGCGGACCCGGAAGCGGGGGGCCTGCATGTTGGCGGTTATTTCGAGACATCCGACCTCGACGGTTTCCTGCGCGCGATCACGCGAACTTTTCCCGTCAAAACCGCCACGAATGCCGCAGGCGATGTGACGGTTGACAGCGATCGCGGCAAGATCGAGGCCGCCGCCAACTGA
- a CDS encoding carboxylesterase family protein has protein sequence MSSYWANIITNGNPNGPGLPTWPAWSADKPQVMELGDHFGTIPIADPAKIAFWKKFYDTQNAW, from the coding sequence ATGTCCTCCTATTGGGCTAACATCATCACCAACGGTAACCCAAACGGGCCGGGACTTCCTACATGGCCGGCGTGGAGTGCGGACAAACCGCAGGTGATGGAATTGGGCGACCATTTCGGCACAATCCCGATTGCAGATCCGGCCAAAATCGCGTTCTGGAAGAAATTCTACGATACGCAGAATGCATGGTAA
- a CDS encoding nuclear transport factor 2 family protein has product MFRQRLIPPLAALALCGIAAPALAQTAAPSAASAALIALEDARFKAQVDQNLPALTKAIAPGALYIHANGVLQSGEQYLHDVQTGASRYRAIEASERSAEIIGNIAITHALVKLHVGADAVADKTITARTTGVYVKQGGAWLVKSWQSTVVPPAAPAK; this is encoded by the coding sequence ATGTTCCGTCAACGCCTGATCCCGCCGCTAGCCGCTCTGGCCCTTTGCGGCATCGCCGCGCCTGCACTGGCCCAGACTGCTGCTCCGAGTGCTGCCAGTGCGGCACTGATCGCGCTGGAGGATGCCCGCTTCAAGGCGCAGGTCGATCAGAACCTGCCCGCTCTGACGAAAGCCATCGCGCCGGGCGCGCTCTACATCCATGCCAATGGCGTGCTGCAGAGCGGTGAGCAGTATCTCCATGATGTGCAGACGGGCGCCTCCCGCTATCGCGCCATCGAGGCCAGCGAGCGTTCCGCCGAGATCATCGGCAACATCGCAATCACTCACGCGCTGGTGAAGCTGCATGTCGGCGCAGATGCAGTGGCCGACAAGACCATCACCGCACGCACCACCGGGGTCTATGTGAAGCAGGGCGGGGCATGGCTGGTGAAGAGCTGGCAGTCGACCGTGGTGCCGCCTGCCGCTCCGGCAAAGTAA
- a CDS encoding SphA family protein, with translation MMLGRAALRLGAFCVSAIAIHVSPAFAGEGATPYLPGATIGIPKGLPPADGITISTKVLFRPNKIYDGNGHDTGARADLILNTPTIMWAPGVKLLGGTYSVYAIQPLSYRVVTSGGVQHQAAGAFNTEISPFNLAWNATKSLGISTGVLVFLNDSAFKRDGPVHIGNNYWTVEPSIGATFHKKGWMVSVFSVVDINTTNNDYVGALNTMGKHYHSGTSVYVDYTIAKKHKNLTYGVAGYWGHQLADDTVDGVAVPATATRAQGNRLEQFAVGPVLGLDVGKLNFAAYYTHDVVHQQAIAGDAFWFRISAKIK, from the coding sequence ATGATGCTTGGAAGGGCAGCCTTGCGGCTGGGCGCGTTCTGTGTGAGCGCCATCGCCATACATGTTTCACCGGCTTTCGCGGGCGAAGGCGCCACGCCTTATCTGCCGGGCGCCACCATCGGCATCCCCAAGGGCCTGCCGCCCGCCGATGGCATCACCATCTCGACCAAGGTGCTGTTTCGCCCCAACAAGATCTATGACGGCAACGGGCATGACACCGGCGCCCGCGCCGACCTTATCCTCAACACGCCGACGATCATGTGGGCGCCGGGGGTCAAGCTGCTGGGGGGCACCTATTCGGTCTATGCCATCCAGCCGCTGTCCTACCGTGTGGTGACCAGCGGCGGGGTGCAGCATCAGGCCGCAGGCGCCTTCAACACCGAGATTTCGCCCTTCAATCTTGCCTGGAATGCCACCAAATCGCTGGGCATTTCGACCGGCGTGCTGGTTTTCCTCAACGATTCCGCCTTCAAGCGCGACGGGCCGGTGCATATCGGCAACAATTACTGGACCGTCGAACCCTCGATCGGCGCCACTTTCCACAAAAAGGGCTGGATGGTCTCGGTGTTCAGCGTGGTGGACATCAACACCACCAACAACGACTATGTCGGCGCTCTGAACACCATGGGCAAGCATTACCATTCGGGCACATCGGTCTATGTCGATTACACCATCGCGAAAAAGCACAAGAATCTGACCTATGGCGTCGCGGGCTATTGGGGGCATCAGCTGGCCGATGACACGGTCGATGGCGTGGCCGTACCTGCCACCGCGACGCGCGCTCAGGGCAACCGGCTGGAGCAGTTCGCCGTCGGCCCGGTGCTGGGGCTGGATGTGGGCAAGCTGAATTTCGCGGCCTATTACACCCATGACGTGGTGCATCAGCAGGCGATTGCGGGCGATGCCTTCTGGTTTAGAATTTCCGCCAAGATCAAATAG
- a CDS encoding TonB-dependent receptor, translating to MKRKSPGGVLALQPLLLAAVVGLVVPAAAHAGDTAHTFDIPAGPAASALQSFARQAGRQVMFPYDAVRDKMAPAMTGRMPDDEVLRRLAAAAGLVVVSDDGHTILLQKASARRSGLPSRPRDAPPRTRPPAEARRGENPEPPLLREAPPTLAPSDILVTGSRVIANGNNSPTPVTVMSTRELQEIQPGSLVVALQNLPVFQGSLGQGTGTGGSTGGPNGASNAVNLRNLGLFRTLVLFDGNRVQPTANTGLVTLDILPQILMSRVDVVTGGVSAVYGSDAISGVVNFITDHHFNGVKLKAQIGVSQLGDDRIVDTGIALGSRLLDGRGHIEASLEYFDDPGIFDTGSRALGQGWAIEGAGTAANPYRLYSGVRVATTSAGGLIRSGPLAGLNFRQNGVLSPFAHGAATATPGFEVGGDGGYYGNTSLKAALRTRRAFARFDLDATDSTHLFLEGFGALNTNRYANQSLSFTNVAISAQNAFLPAAYRYATADTNFALSEIPQNIGPHVSIFDNHAYWLNAGAQGKLGLGWAWQIGGTHGMSQQIWTTLRNINYAKLSAALDAVSDPATGQVVCRVTLTNPGLYPGCAPLNLFGPTAASAQALAYVTDTTRSVATTSLDEASGSLTGTPFSTWAGPVHAAVSGEWRQTRFSAASPISPGDYADCTGLRFNCVAGATRLHQVTFAPVAPVHQAVWELALEGDLPLLKDAPLARALNLNLAARYADYDSFGGAWTWKAGLDWTISEEWRLRATRSRDFRAPNLNDLYAAQTISRTNVVDTLTGATLVNAPSSLAGNAGLKPEVGNTLTGGVVYTPRWLPHASLSVDAYDIRIANAIVTLNGSTATIQNICNASGGTASLCSLVVRPYDYANSTTANNATLFYNIPLNAAWLHTRGLDVEANYAARPLGRPLSLRVMATWQPVLRQTTPGLGADLNLSGYAYSPIAGVGSTPAWRATGVLSVSPADKFRVTLTQRWRSGLKWNADTSLVYAIPDIPSFGWTNLNLSWTPKGVMRESEFYLNIQNLFNAAPPVATNSQANPGVFGAYVSSDDYVGRYITAGVRLTF from the coding sequence GTGAAACGCAAGAGCCCGGGGGGCGTGCTTGCCCTGCAGCCCTTGCTGCTGGCGGCTGTCGTAGGATTGGTCGTGCCTGCCGCCGCGCATGCCGGGGACACGGCGCACACCTTCGACATTCCAGCCGGGCCGGCGGCCTCCGCCTTGCAGAGCTTCGCGCGGCAGGCGGGGCGGCAAGTGATGTTCCCTTACGACGCCGTGCGCGATAAGATGGCGCCCGCAATGACGGGCAGGATGCCCGATGACGAGGTGCTGCGCAGGCTGGCAGCGGCGGCGGGGCTGGTGGTTGTGTCCGACGATGGCCATACCATTCTCTTGCAGAAGGCCAGCGCCCGCAGGTCCGGCTTGCCATCCCGTCCTCGCGATGCGCCACCCCGCACAAGGCCTCCTGCCGAGGCAAGGCGCGGTGAGAACCCCGAGCCGCCGCTGCTTCGGGAGGCGCCGCCTACGTTGGCGCCCAGCGATATTCTGGTCACCGGATCGCGCGTGATCGCCAATGGCAACAACAGCCCGACGCCCGTTACCGTGATGAGCACGCGCGAACTGCAGGAGATCCAGCCCGGATCGCTGGTGGTGGCCTTGCAGAACCTGCCGGTGTTTCAGGGCTCGCTGGGGCAGGGCACTGGCACCGGGGGGAGCACGGGCGGGCCCAATGGCGCATCCAATGCGGTCAATCTGCGCAATCTGGGCCTGTTCCGCACGCTGGTGCTGTTCGATGGCAATCGGGTGCAGCCCACCGCCAACACCGGCCTCGTCACGCTCGATATCCTGCCGCAGATTCTGATGAGCCGGGTGGATGTGGTGACGGGCGGTGTCTCGGCGGTCTATGGTTCGGATGCCATCAGCGGCGTGGTCAATTTCATCACCGATCATCATTTCAATGGGGTCAAGCTGAAGGCGCAGATCGGCGTTTCGCAACTGGGTGACGACCGCATCGTGGATACCGGCATCGCGCTGGGCTCGCGCCTGCTGGACGGGCGCGGGCATATCGAGGCGAGCCTGGAATATTTCGACGATCCGGGCATTTTCGACACCGGCAGCCGCGCGCTGGGCCAAGGATGGGCGATCGAGGGGGCGGGCACCGCAGCCAATCCCTATCGGCTCTATTCGGGCGTGCGTGTTGCCACCACCAGTGCGGGCGGGCTGATCCGCAGCGGGCCGCTGGCAGGGCTCAATTTCAGGCAGAATGGCGTGCTGTCGCCTTTCGCCCATGGCGCGGCCACCGCGACGCCCGGTTTCGAAGTGGGCGGCGATGGCGGCTATTACGGCAACACCTCGCTCAAGGCGGCGCTGCGGACGCGGCGCGCTTTTGCCCGCTTCGATCTGGATGCCACGGACAGCACCCATCTGTTCCTTGAAGGTTTCGGCGCGCTCAACACCAACCGCTATGCCAATCAGAGCCTGTCCTTCACCAATGTGGCGATAAGCGCCCAAAATGCCTTTCTGCCTGCGGCCTATCGCTATGCCACGGCGGACACGAACTTTGCCCTGAGCGAGATCCCGCAGAACATCGGCCCGCATGTCAGCATCTTTGACAATCATGCCTATTGGCTCAATGCCGGGGCGCAGGGGAAGCTGGGGCTGGGCTGGGCATGGCAGATCGGCGGCACGCACGGCATGTCGCAGCAGATCTGGACCACGCTGCGCAACATCAATTACGCCAAACTCTCCGCCGCGCTCGATGCTGTGAGTGACCCTGCCACAGGCCAGGTGGTCTGCCGGGTTACGCTGACCAATCCGGGCCTTTATCCCGGCTGTGCCCCGCTCAATCTGTTCGGCCCGACGGCAGCTTCGGCGCAGGCGCTGGCCTATGTCACCGATACGACGCGCTCGGTGGCCACCACCTCGCTCGATGAAGCAAGCGGATCCTTGACGGGCACGCCTTTTTCCACATGGGCCGGGCCGGTGCATGCGGCTGTGTCGGGCGAATGGCGCCAGACCCGTTTCAGCGCCGCCAGCCCGATCTCTCCGGGCGATTATGCCGATTGCACGGGTCTGCGCTTCAACTGCGTGGCTGGCGCTACAAGGCTGCATCAGGTGACCTTCGCGCCCGTGGCCCCGGTGCATCAGGCGGTGTGGGAACTGGCGCTGGAAGGCGATCTGCCGCTGTTGAAGGACGCACCGCTTGCCCGCGCGCTCAACCTCAATCTGGCGGCGCGCTATGCCGATTACGACAGCTTCGGCGGCGCCTGGACCTGGAAGGCGGGGCTCGACTGGACGATCAGCGAGGAATGGCGGCTGCGGGCGACACGCTCGCGCGATTTCCGGGCGCCCAATCTTAACGATCTCTATGCCGCCCAGACGATCAGCCGGACCAATGTGGTCGATACGCTGACCGGCGCCACTCTGGTCAATGCGCCCTCCTCGCTGGCGGGCAATGCCGGGCTGAAGCCCGAGGTCGGCAACACGCTGACCGGCGGCGTGGTCTACACGCCGCGCTGGCTGCCGCATGCCAGCCTCTCGGTCGATGCCTATGACATCCGCATCGCCAATGCCATCGTCACACTCAATGGATCGACGGCCACGATCCAGAACATCTGCAACGCCAGCGGCGGCACAGCCTCGCTCTGTTCGCTGGTGGTGCGGCCCTATGATTATGCGAATAGCACCACGGCCAACAATGCCACGCTGTTCTACAACATTCCGCTCAATGCCGCATGGCTGCACACGCGCGGGCTGGATGTTGAGGCGAATTACGCCGCCCGCCCGCTGGGCCGCCCCTTGTCCTTGCGGGTGATGGCCACCTGGCAGCCGGTGTTGCGCCAGACGACACCAGGGCTGGGCGCGGATCTCAATCTGTCGGGCTATGCCTATTCACCGATCGCGGGGGTGGGGAGCACGCCGGCATGGCGCGCAACGGGCGTGCTTTCCGTCAGCCCTGCCGACAAGTTCCGGGTCACGCTGACGCAGCGCTGGCGCTCCGGGCTGAAATGGAATGCGGATACCTCGCTGGTCTATGCCATCCCCGACATTCCTTCTTTCGGCTGGACCAATCTCAACCTGTCATGGACCCCCAAAGGCGTCATGCGGGAGAGCGAGTTCTATCTCAACATCCAGAACCTGTTCAACGCCGCGCCGCCGGTGGCCACCAATTCGCAGGCCAATCCCGGCGTCTTCGGCGCCTATGTCAGCAGCGACGATTATGTCGGGCGCTACATCACCGCCGGGGTGCGGCTGACGTTCTGA